Proteins from a single region of Patescibacteria group bacterium:
- a CDS encoding DUF2059 domain-containing protein, with amino-acid sequence MASKENVERFVIAAKLENQQSIFIKSNMDAILLAEEFDEKEKEILAEAKRRYLTEVKEKTMENNKRLLEETFTDEEINELIKFFNSPVVQHYYKIMPELIQKITNFVNENEDIFLKRRIKIYEDVVSEFE; translated from the coding sequence ATGGCCTCTAAAGAAAATGTTGAAAGATTCGTAATAGCAGCAAAACTTGAAAATCAGCAAAGTATATTTATTAAATCTAATATGGATGCAATTTTATTAGCTGAAGAATTTGACGAAAAAGAAAAAGAAATATTAGCAGAAGCCAAAAGAAGATATTTAACAGAAGTTAAAGAAAAAACCATGGAGAATAATAAAAGATTACTCGAAGAGACTTTTACAGATGAGGAAATAAATGAATTAATCAAATTTTTTAATTCTCCAGTTGTTCAGCATTATTATAAAATTATGCCCGAACTTATTCAAAAAATAACTAATTTTGTCAATGAGAATGAAGATATTTTTTTAAAAAGACGTATTAAGATATATGAAGATGTTGTAAGTGAATTTGAGTAA
- a CDS encoding HU family DNA-binding protein: MNKASLIEKIADKSSVSKKQAETMLESLVDIIISELQADNEVTITGFGTFLARTRHARGGVNPQNPSERIEIPEVKVAKFKTGKTLKDALKGKLAQPEQREEE, from the coding sequence ATGAATAAGGCAAGCTTAATCGAAAAAATTGCCGATAAATCATCGGTTAGCAAAAAACAAGCAGAAACCATGCTTGAATCTTTAGTCGATATTATTATTTCAGAACTCCAAGCGGACAATGAAGTAACAATCACTGGTTTTGGAACTTTCCTAGCTAGAACAAGACATGCCAGAGGAGGAGTAAATCCTCAAAACCCAAGTGAAAGAATAGAAATTCCAGAAGTAAAAGTGGCTAAGTTCAAAACAGGAAAGACTCTAAAGGATGCTTTGAAAGGGAAATTAGCGCAACCAGAACAGAGAGAAGAGGAATAG
- a CDS encoding TIGR00282 family metallophosphoesterase, whose protein sequence is MKILFIGDIIGKPGREIINKTLPSIIKEKKIDIVIANPENAAHGRGVTPEILEEIQKAGVDVFSGGDHSFDDKHTLEEVYNGKFPIVRPANYCQGVPGLGYIVFKKGKYKILHISLIGRVFMKMDYECPFRELDKILANFARQKFSAIIVDIHAEATSEKNAMFRYANSRVSAVLGTHTHVMTADEKVSKEGTAYITDVGMAGFDDGCIGIETEGVIETFLTQMRSTHGIPDTGKSVLNSVIIDIDPKTKKANKIKSFKKYLTLK, encoded by the coding sequence ATGAAAATATTATTTATAGGAGATATAATTGGAAAGCCAGGCAGAGAAATTATTAACAAAACCCTACCCTCAATTATTAAAGAAAAAAAAATTGACATTGTTATAGCTAATCCTGAGAACGCAGCTCACGGGAGAGGTGTGACGCCAGAGATTTTAGAAGAGATACAAAAAGCTGGAGTAGACGTGTTTAGTGGTGGTGATCATTCATTTGATGACAAACATACTTTGGAAGAAGTTTATAACGGAAAATTTCCGATAGTAAGACCAGCTAATTATTGTCAGGGTGTCCCAGGTCTTGGCTATATTGTATTTAAAAAAGGTAAATATAAAATTCTTCATATTAGTTTGATTGGGAGAGTGTTTATGAAGATGGATTATGAATGTCCATTTCGAGAATTAGATAAAATTTTGGCTAACTTTGCAAGACAAAAGTTTTCTGCTATAATTGTAGACATACACGCTGAGGCTACATCTGAGAAAAACGCAATGTTTAGATATGCAAATTCTCGTGTTTCAGCCGTTCTAGGCACTCACACTCACGTGATGACAGCTGATGAGAAAGTTAGCAAAGAAGGAACAGCATATATTACAGATGTTGGGATGGCTGGATTTGATGATGGATGTATTGGAATAGAAACAGAGGGGGTTATTGAGACATTTTTAACACAGATGAGAAGCACTCACGGGATACCAGACACAGGAAAGAGTGTTTTAAATTCAGTAATAATAGATATTGATCCTAAAACAAAAAAAGCAAATAAAATTAAATCATTTAAAAAATACCTTACACTTAAATAA
- the rny gene encoding ribonuclease Y, with protein sequence MEYIIYSVVLAGGFFIGYFVRKQSVSTKVKSAEEKAERLLSEAKSKQTELLLNAQEKALKIIDGAKKEEEKRHKEIKEMQERLEQRENSFSQKLLDLQDKQQKMYDKLTQIESAKEKIKKIREEQFEKLEKIAAMTKDEARDVLFRNIEEQSKDDMMSRIKKLEDESYEVIDEKAKELITSSMQRLVSSYTAEITTTAVEIPNDELKGRVIGREGRNIKVIERLTGTEIIVDDTPNVITVSGFSPIRRHIAKRALEKLVLDGRIHPTKIEEAIEAAKKDLAIDIKKAGEEAMYELGITGFDPKLVQILGRLKYRTSYGQNALGHSIEVAHLSGLIAAELGLDVTLAKKGGLLHDIGKAVDHEVQGTHPEIGRDIAKKFGIPQNIIDPIETHHDDKPRGIISVVVKVADAISAARPGARQDTFERYIQRLQELEKIATSFEGAEKAYAIQAGREVRVFVTPESIDDMGAYNMARDIAKKIEAELKYPGEIKVNVIREMRAIEYAR encoded by the coding sequence ATGGAATATATTATTTATTCTGTAGTGCTTGCAGGTGGTTTTTTTATTGGCTATTTTGTCAGAAAACAAAGCGTTTCTACAAAAGTTAAATCGGCTGAGGAAAAAGCAGAAAGATTGTTGAGTGAAGCAAAATCTAAGCAAACGGAATTATTGCTTAATGCTCAAGAAAAAGCCTTAAAAATTATTGACGGGGCCAAGAAAGAAGAAGAAAAAAGGCACAAGGAAATCAAAGAAATGCAAGAAAGACTAGAGCAAAGGGAAAATTCATTTTCTCAAAAACTTCTAGACCTACAGGACAAACAACAAAAAATGTACGACAAATTGACCCAGATTGAAAGTGCAAAGGAAAAGATTAAAAAAATTAGAGAAGAGCAGTTTGAAAAACTAGAAAAAATTGCTGCTATGACAAAGGATGAAGCTCGAGACGTTCTTTTTAGAAATATTGAAGAACAATCCAAGGATGACATGATGAGTAGAATCAAAAAGCTTGAAGATGAATCTTACGAGGTAATCGATGAAAAAGCGAAAGAGCTTATTACTTCTTCAATGCAAAGGCTGGTTTCTTCCTATACAGCAGAAATTACGACAACAGCCGTTGAAATTCCAAATGACGAACTCAAGGGGCGAGTTATTGGAAGAGAAGGAAGGAATATCAAAGTTATTGAAAGGCTAACTGGTACTGAGATTATCGTTGACGACACACCAAATGTAATAACTGTTTCAGGATTTTCTCCAATCAGGAGGCATATCGCAAAAAGAGCCTTAGAAAAGTTAGTGCTCGATGGAAGGATCCATCCAACTAAGATTGAAGAGGCCATTGAAGCTGCCAAAAAAGATTTGGCTATAGATATCAAAAAAGCAGGGGAAGAAGCTATGTATGAGCTAGGGATAACTGGCTTTGATCCTAAATTGGTACAAATTCTAGGTAGACTTAAATATAGAACAAGCTATGGTCAGAACGCCCTTGGACATTCTATTGAAGTAGCTCATCTCTCAGGTCTAATAGCAGCTGAGCTGGGCTTAGACGTTACCCTAGCTAAGAAAGGTGGTTTGCTCCACGATATAGGAAAGGCAGTTGATCATGAGGTCCAAGGAACTCACCCTGAAATTGGTCGTGATATAGCTAAAAAATTTGGTATACCTCAAAATATTATAGATCCTATTGAAACCCATCATGACGATAAACCAAGGGGTATTATTTCAGTCGTAGTTAAGGTCGCTGATGCAATCTCTGCAGCAAGGCCTGGGGCTAGACAAGATACTTTTGAAAGATATATCCAAAGATTGCAAGAATTAGAAAAAATTGCCACTTCTTTTGAGGGAGCAGAGAAGGCTTATGCAATCCAGGCAGGAAGAGAAGTGAGAGTGTTTGTTACTCCTGAGAGTATTGATGACATGGGAGCATATAATATGGCCAGAGATATTGCAAAGAAGATTGAAGCAGAATTAAAATATCCGGGTGAGATTAAAGTTAATGTTATTCGGGAAATGAGAGCAATTGAATACGCAAGATAA
- a CDS encoding PAS domain S-box protein: MELLKFQNENKKDKFYGSLLESLMSLQKTIDLKQNSFNLNEFFLLVGEDMEKNGVSILITIFSDKNDLISVRYLNDVSEDKVLRKSFNYFFLDTKIKVEKENYFASPYLKKEAQYIPERQKDIYKTYHKTTKDLNKISFNSIICPVIIRGETIGFFEFLSPKIKKEYLELLDNFVQGTTRSISSLMLFNELKDSEEKFKNIFENAEEGFYILNGKKKKFVEVNKALVKISGYTKDELFQMNYITLFSKEERDKIDAYVKHRLKNKDSLKSPKTYETVVLTKNGVKKNIKLKVGRYINDEEWFVVIKDISNEKNAWKKLKEANENQTLLNDLMQISINNISLDEKLTKLLNRVINIPWAMNDLSGAIWLLPGGGKKILEFFSSKNFPKEAFNTCSVDSLDSHNFGTVILNKKIEIYEGKIKKDVFGKNELINVNSCYIPLMHNKTILGSLRFLFKEKREFNIVELDFFKAVANIFSSAIDREKNKIELEKSEEKYRELIDNAGDMFVMLSLDGEILFANQSFYYTFPKKQINENNGLRSIIHKDYLNQFDEKFKEILDNKGNHKIEFKVSKKNIILFVDANFTNIVKDGKKIAVQAIIRDITDTKIAEQKLYETKKHYISVIDSIREGIFVVDKNSNIISYNKFFAEKVDLPVEKIKGKKCSKILPRYENNLFAKELSKKEGMKDLLTAVFKSKEAKHIERKIIFKKKAFFYKIDISPTKNKKNEAYQSVVTINNITESREAEEEIRKLDEFKNRVLNNVPVSIAMLDKHGKIVSLNKYAQELMGQGVINKKLVSTNEIKNSKRLTVLYTELIKRGKSFKYENLSYQTNEKGDIKYLNLIAAPLFDRSGKVEGAISMAVDNTESTIYREKIENLNQDLEQKVKQRTSELDIANKNLNRALDLKLKFISDASHELRTPLTIMKGNLDLLFLDEKIKDENVLEVYRDIEDEIIRMSHIISELTMLTNADSEMEKLYYEEVDVVKVLESVVKSLTVIAREKNISLNFKYFIKKVIIKGDEAKLDKIFINLVRNAIKYTDENGWVKIYINKNNKEAVVRIVDNGIGIPEKDLSNIFERFYRVDKARSREEGGTGLGLAISKWIVNAHNGKIEVKSEEGVGSEFTVKLPLNQENSEFANRNFI; the protein is encoded by the coding sequence ATGGAATTACTAAAATTCCAAAATGAAAACAAGAAAGATAAATTTTATGGCTCATTGCTTGAATCTTTAATGAGTCTTCAAAAAACAATAGACCTAAAACAAAATAGTTTTAACCTAAATGAATTCTTTCTACTGGTTGGCGAGGATATGGAAAAAAATGGTGTCTCAATATTGATAACCATTTTTTCGGATAAAAATGATTTAATCTCAGTGAGATATTTAAACGATGTTAGTGAAGATAAGGTCCTGAGAAAATCATTTAATTATTTTTTTCTTGATACAAAAATAAAAGTAGAAAAAGAAAATTATTTTGCTAGCCCTTATTTAAAAAAAGAGGCTCAATATATTCCAGAAAGACAGAAAGATATTTATAAGACCTATCACAAGACAACAAAAGATTTAAACAAAATTTCATTCAATTCTATAATTTGCCCTGTTATTATAAGAGGAGAAACAATTGGTTTTTTTGAATTTTTGTCACCAAAAATAAAAAAAGAATATTTAGAACTTCTGGATAATTTTGTCCAGGGTACAACTAGAAGCATTTCTAGCTTAATGCTTTTTAATGAATTAAAAGATTCTGAAGAAAAATTTAAAAATATCTTTGAGAACGCTGAAGAAGGTTTCTATATACTGAATGGTAAAAAAAAGAAGTTTGTTGAAGTAAATAAAGCACTTGTAAAAATTTCTGGATATACAAAAGATGAGCTTTTTCAAATGAATTATATAACCCTTTTTTCGAAAGAAGAAAGAGATAAAATTGATGCTTATGTTAAACATCGTTTGAAAAATAAAGATTCATTAAAATCACCAAAGACATATGAAACCGTGGTTTTAACTAAAAATGGAGTTAAAAAAAACATAAAACTTAAAGTTGGTAGATATATAAACGACGAAGAATGGTTTGTTGTGATTAAGGATATAAGCAATGAAAAGAATGCTTGGAAAAAATTGAAAGAAGCCAATGAAAATCAAACCCTTTTGAATGACTTGATGCAAATTTCTATCAACAATATCAGTTTAGATGAAAAATTAACAAAATTATTAAACAGAGTCATTAATATCCCATGGGCAATGAATGATCTTAGCGGTGCTATTTGGCTTTTACCGGGAGGAGGAAAAAAAATTTTGGAATTTTTTTCAAGTAAAAATTTTCCTAAAGAAGCATTTAATACATGTAGCGTTGACTCCTTGGATTCACATAATTTTGGAACAGTAATTTTAAATAAAAAAATTGAGATATATGAAGGAAAAATAAAAAAAGATGTGTTTGGAAAAAATGAATTAATTAATGTGAATTCTTGCTATATCCCCCTAATGCATAACAAGACAATTTTGGGTTCTCTGCGTTTTTTGTTTAAAGAAAAAAGAGAATTTAATATAGTTGAACTAGATTTCTTTAAAGCAGTTGCCAATATCTTTTCAAGTGCTATTGATAGAGAAAAAAATAAAATAGAATTAGAAAAGAGCGAGGAAAAATACAGAGAACTAATTGACAATGCAGGGGACATGTTTGTTATGCTAAGTTTGGATGGAGAAATACTGTTTGCGAACCAATCATTTTATTATACTTTCCCCAAAAAACAAATAAATGAAAATAATGGGCTTAGAAGTATTATTCATAAAGATTATCTAAATCAATTTGATGAAAAATTTAAAGAAATTCTTGATAATAAAGGCAATCACAAGATTGAATTTAAGGTTTCTAAAAAAAATATAATTTTATTCGTCGATGCTAATTTTACTAACATAGTAAAAGATGGAAAAAAAATAGCCGTACAGGCAATTATTAGAGATATTACGGACACTAAAATAGCAGAACAAAAATTATATGAAACAAAAAAACATTATATAAGCGTGATAGATTCAATAAGGGAGGGCATCTTTGTAGTAGATAAAAATTCAAATATTATAAGCTATAATAAGTTTTTTGCAGAAAAAGTTGATTTGCCGGTTGAGAAAATAAAGGGCAAAAAATGTTCTAAAATACTACCTAGATATGAAAATAATTTATTTGCAAAAGAATTAAGTAAAAAGGAAGGAATGAAAGATCTTTTAACGGCTGTTTTTAAATCTAAAGAAGCTAAACACATAGAAAGAAAAATCATCTTTAAGAAAAAAGCCTTTTTTTATAAAATAGATATTTCACCAACAAAAAATAAAAAAAATGAAGCATATCAATCCGTTGTCACTATAAATAATATAACAGAAAGCAGAGAGGCAGAAGAGGAGATTAGAAAATTAGATGAATTTAAGAATAGAGTTTTGAATAATGTGCCAGTTAGTATAGCGATGCTTGATAAGCATGGTAAAATAGTTTCTTTAAATAAATATGCACAAGAATTAATGGGGCAAGGTGTTATTAATAAAAAATTAGTTTCTACAAACGAAATAAAAAATAGCAAAAGATTAACCGTTTTATACACAGAATTGATAAAAAGAGGAAAATCATTTAAATACGAAAATCTTTCTTATCAGACAAATGAAAAGGGTGATATTAAATATTTGAATTTAATTGCTGCACCATTATTTGATAGAAGCGGAAAAGTAGAAGGGGCGATATCAATGGCCGTTGATAATACGGAATCAACAATATATAGGGAGAAAATTGAAAATTTAAATCAAGACTTGGAACAAAAAGTAAAACAAAGAACATCTGAGCTAGATATAGCAAATAAAAATCTTAACAGAGCCCTTGATCTAAAGCTAAAATTTATATCAGATGCTTCTCATGAACTAAGAACCCCCTTAACAATAATGAAAGGCAATCTTGATTTATTGTTTTTGGACGAAAAAATAAAAGATGAAAATGTTTTAGAAGTTTATCGTGACATAGAAGATGAAATAATTAGAATGAGCCATATAATTTCTGAATTAACAATGCTAACTAACGCTGACTCAGAAATGGAGAAACTGTACTATGAAGAAGTTGACGTTGTTAAGGTTTTAGAATCGGTTGTTAAATCTTTGACTGTGATTGCAAGAGAGAAAAATATTAGTTTAAATTTTAAGTATTTTATTAAAAAAGTAATTATTAAGGGAGATGAAGCTAAGTTGGACAAAATATTTATCAATTTAGTTAGAAACGCCATAAAATATACGGACGAAAATGGCTGGGTGAAGATATATATTAATAAAAACAATAAAGAAGCTGTAGTAAGAATAGTAGACAACGGGATAGGAATCCCTGAGAAAGACCTATCAAATATTTTTGAACGTTTTTATAGAGTTGATAAAGCAAGATCAAGAGAAGAAGGTGGGACAGGTTTGGGGCTTGCTATAAGTAAATGGATAGTTAACGCTCACAACGGGAAAATCGAGGTAAAAAGTGAAGAAGGTGTTGGGAGTGAATTTACTGTAAAATTACCCCTAAATCAAGAAAACAGTGAGTTTGCAAATAGGAATTTTATATGA
- a CDS encoding response regulator transcription factor: MTILVVEDEIKITRFIKRGLEMEHYTIDVAYNGEDASEKIELNSYNLIILDIMLPKKSGVEVVRELREKKIETPVIMLTAKDTIKDRIAGLDAGADDYLVKPFAFGELVARIRALLRREKVVKSTRLEVDDLILDPATHEVTRAGKELKLSSKEYRLLDYMMRRPSHVCTRTMIGEHIWGYNFTDDSNVIDVYISYLRRKVDKGYRNKLIHTIRDVGYKIQDKGKGLPKT, encoded by the coding sequence ATGACTATTTTAGTAGTTGAAGATGAAATAAAAATAACTCGCTTTATAAAACGTGGACTTGAAATGGAACATTATACTATTGATGTTGCCTATAATGGTGAGGATGCTTCAGAAAAGATTGAATTAAATAGTTATAATCTTATTATTCTTGATATCATGCTTCCAAAAAAATCTGGAGTTGAAGTTGTTAGAGAATTAAGGGAGAAAAAGATTGAGACACCAGTAATTATGCTTACCGCAAAAGATACCATTAAAGATAGGATAGCGGGTCTGGATGCTGGTGCTGATGATTATTTAGTAAAACCATTTGCTTTTGGTGAGTTGGTGGCGAGGATTAGAGCACTTCTCAGAAGAGAAAAAGTTGTAAAATCAACCAGGCTAGAAGTAGATGACCTAATCCTAGACCCAGCCACTCATGAAGTAACAAGGGCCGGGAAAGAACTAAAATTATCAAGTAAAGAATATAGACTTCTTGATTATATGATGAGACGTCCTAGTCATGTTTGTACAAGGACAATGATAGGAGAGCATATTTGGGGATATAATTTTACAGATGATTCAAATGTTATTGATGTATATATAAGCTATTTAAGAAGAAAGGTGGATAAAGGATATAGAAACAAACTGATTCACACAATCAGGGATGTTGGATATAAAATACAAGACAAAGGCAAGGGTCTTCCAAAAACTTAA
- a CDS encoding DNA methyltransferase, translated as MKYFLILGTNPALSIAEIDFYFKKREVSFDLEIQSKDVVFLQTKTKLDLEKIIKELGGVIKAGEVLCETKKIKVDNFVDVLGSDFQDLDYKFKFGFSFYGGDTLPLNSIAMNLKKILKEKNISSRWVISKEKSLSSVIVEQNKLVDKGVDFFIYRKASSFFLGKTLAVQDFKGLSRRDYGRPARDDESGMIPPKLAQIMINISGAQKDDYLLDPFCGSGTILAEEVLLGIKNIWGSDSSEKAVQDSRKNINWLLRTAEQTPNLHLDKIDATKISTKMERFSIDAIVTEPYLGPQRGAHDIRKTVASLEDLYSKSLEEFSKILKKEASVVMVWPVFVSREGNKKKYFLENINIDKYKTIPLLSEKYLNNEFAYLSRRGGIVYGRPGQKIWREIVLLKLT; from the coding sequence ATGAAATATTTTTTAATATTAGGGACAAATCCAGCATTATCAATTGCTGAAATAGACTTTTATTTTAAAAAAAGGGAGGTATCTTTTGACTTGGAAATTCAAAGCAAGGATGTCGTTTTTTTACAAACAAAAACAAAGCTTGATTTGGAAAAGATTATTAAAGAGCTCGGAGGAGTGATAAAAGCAGGCGAGGTTCTTTGTGAAACAAAAAAAATTAAGGTAGATAACTTTGTTGATGTTTTGGGTTCTGATTTTCAAGATCTTGATTATAAGTTTAAATTTGGATTTTCTTTTTATGGGGGAGATACTTTGCCTTTAAATTCAATTGCCATGAATCTAAAAAAAATCCTGAAAGAAAAGAATATTTCTTCGCGCTGGGTAATTAGTAAGGAAAAGAGTCTTTCCAGTGTTATTGTTGAACAAAACAAATTGGTAGACAAGGGTGTAGATTTTTTTATATATCGTAAGGCTAGTTCATTTTTTCTTGGCAAAACATTAGCAGTTCAAGACTTTAAAGGATTATCAAGAAGGGATTATGGAAGACCAGCACGCGATGATGAGTCAGGGATGATTCCGCCAAAGCTTGCTCAAATAATGATTAATATTTCCGGGGCACAAAAAGACGATTATTTGCTTGATCCATTTTGTGGTTCAGGAACTATTTTAGCCGAGGAAGTATTATTGGGAATAAAAAATATTTGGGGTTCTGATTCATCAGAAAAGGCCGTTCAAGATTCTCGAAAAAATATAAATTGGCTGTTAAGGACCGCTGAACAAACACCCAACTTACATCTCGATAAAATTGATGCTACAAAAATCTCTACTAAAATGGAAAGATTCTCTATTGATGCGATTGTGACCGAACCATATCTTGGACCGCAAAGAGGGGCTCATGATATTAGAAAGACAGTAGCATCACTTGAAGATCTTTATTCCAAAAGTCTAGAAGAGTTTTCTAAAATTTTAAAAAAAGAAGCTTCAGTTGTTATGGTTTGGCCAGTTTTTGTGTCCAGAGAAGGAAACAAAAAAAAGTATTTTTTGGAAAATATAAATATTGATAAGTATAAAACTATTCCATTACTTTCAGAAAAATATCTTAATAATGAATTTGCCTATTTAAGCAGGAGAGGGGGCATAGTCTATGGAAGGCCAGGACAAAAAATATGGAGAGAAATTGTTTTATTAAAATTAACGTAA
- the rpsF gene encoding 30S ribosomal protein S6 translates to MSRTKKITEPHYELLYIVSNKYTEKEIAPIAEKIQKLIKDSEGVVTYTEDWGKKKLAYPINHFNHGYYFLIEFDLVGVKLNWVNTEIRHMSEVLRHQIISKKKRSSEEIADEKRIVEKQAQRALEKKAEAEAEESRPSTLAKKTQHTSKPKEEIKETIKKEKIEEVKEEVKPKSKEEVQLNLDKLDEKLDKILDTDDLL, encoded by the coding sequence ATGTCAAGAACAAAAAAAATTACTGAACCGCATTACGAGCTTCTTTATATTGTTTCTAACAAATATACAGAGAAAGAGATTGCTCCTATTGCAGAAAAAATTCAAAAACTTATTAAGGATTCAGAGGGTGTGGTTACCTATACTGAAGATTGGGGGAAGAAAAAGTTAGCCTACCCTATTAACCACTTTAACCATGGTTATTATTTTCTAATTGAGTTTGATTTAGTCGGAGTTAAACTAAACTGGGTAAACACCGAAATCAGGCATATGTCTGAAGTGTTGAGGCACCAAATTATTTCAAAAAAGAAAAGAAGTTCAGAAGAGATAGCAGATGAAAAAAGAATTGTCGAGAAACAAGCACAAAGAGCTTTAGAGAAAAAAGCTGAGGCTGAGGCTGAAGAATCAAGACCCTCTACTCTTGCAAAGAAAACACAACATACAAGTAAGCCAAAAGAGGAAATAAAAGAAACTATCAAAAAAGAAAAAATTGAAGAAGTAAAAGAGGAAGTTAAGCCTAAGAGCAAGGAAGAGGTTCAACTTAATCTTGATAAACTTGATGAGAAACTTGATAAAATCCTAGATACAGACGATTTATTATAA
- a CDS encoding single-stranded DNA-binding protein, with protein MNLNKAMVIGNLVRDPEVKTTPSGQSVASFSIATNFVWTDQSGQKQEKAEFHNIVAWRRLAEICGQYLKKGSKIYIEGRLQTRDWVGQDGIKRYRTEIVAENMIMLDSKGGSGGNSQPQASNQPQAPAEPVINIDEEPKEDEIQVENIPF; from the coding sequence ATGAATTTAAACAAAGCAATGGTCATCGGTAATCTAGTTAGAGATCCCGAAGTAAAAACGACTCCATCAGGACAAAGCGTAGCATCTTTTTCAATTGCAACAAATTTTGTCTGGACTGACCAAAGTGGTCAAAAACAAGAAAAAGCAGAATTCCATAACATTGTAGCCTGGAGAAGATTGGCTGAAATTTGTGGTCAATATCTTAAAAAAGGTTCAAAAATTTACATCGAAGGAAGATTGCAGACTAGAGATTGGGTAGGGCAAGACGGCATTAAAAGATATAGAACTGAAATTGTTGCCGAGAATATGATTATGCTTGATAGCAAAGGTGGAAGTGGAGGAAACTCTCAACCGCAAGCATCAAATCAACCGCAAGCACCTGCTGAACCTGTCATAAATATTGACGAAGAACCAAAAGAAGACGAAATCCAAGTGGAAAATATTCCATTCTAA
- the rpsR gene encoding 30S ribosomal protein S18, with translation MITKEKYCHFCVNNMTEIDYKNTQLLQRFINNFMKIKQRKRTGTCSWHQRKLATAIKRSRVMALLPFISR, from the coding sequence ATGATTACTAAAGAAAAATATTGTCATTTTTGTGTTAACAATATGACTGAAATTGACTATAAAAATACTCAATTGTTACAAAGATTCATAAATAATTTTATGAAAATTAAACAAAGAAAGAGAACAGGGACTTGTTCTTGGCATCAAAGAAAATTAGCAACTGCCATAAAACGTTCTAGAGTCATGGCCTTATTACCATTTATAAGCAGATAA
- the efp gene encoding elongation factor P, whose amino-acid sequence MLSLNEIKVGKVVEINNEPYIIIKADHHKMGRGGAVLKTKLKNLITASVLEKTFQGNDKVAEADIEKKKANYMYHDENEAYFMDNTDFEQFSLPLDQLGPKQKFLKEDTDVDVLYFSGKAVSIDLPIKIKLLVTMAPPGVKGNSAGNVNKQIELETGATINAPLFVNEGDIIVINTDTEDYVERA is encoded by the coding sequence ATGTTGAGTTTAAATGAGATAAAGGTAGGGAAGGTGGTCGAAATAAATAACGAACCCTACATTATTATCAAAGCTGACCACCACAAAATGGGAAGAGGCGGAGCTGTCTTAAAGACCAAACTAAAAAATCTTATTACGGCCAGTGTTCTCGAAAAAACTTTTCAAGGTAATGACAAGGTTGCTGAAGCTGATATTGAAAAAAAGAAAGCAAACTATATGTACCATGACGAGAATGAGGCCTACTTCATGGACAATACTGATTTTGAACAGTTTAGTCTCCCCCTCGACCAACTTGGTCCTAAACAAAAGTTTTTAAAAGAAGATACCGATGTTGATGTTCTTTATTTCTCAGGGAAAGCAGTATCAATTGACCTCCCTATCAAAATAAAATTGCTGGTAACAATGGCTCCTCCGGGAGTCAAAGGAAACTCAGCCGGAAATGTAAACAAGCAAATTGAACTTGAGACCGGCGCTACAATAAACGCTCCTTTATTCGTTAATGAAGGAGATATAATTGTCATAAATACAGATACTGAGGATTACGTCGAAAGAGCATAA